The stretch of DNA CTCGCGGTCATCGGCAAGCCCCGGACGTACAAGACCGACGACGGAACGATTAATGTCTCCCTCGTACCCGAGGATGTCGGTATCGTCGACATCAGTACGCGCGATATCTGGGTATTCGAGGCAGCGCGGCGAACACTCGAGCGTGTCGAGTCGGCGCGGGAGACCTCCCCGAAGGTAGCCGCACTCGCTCGCGAACAGTACGGCCATGATGGGTCGTACTTCGCGCATGTCGCGGCGTTCGCGCTCCAGAACCTCCTCGATGGTGACGAATCTGCGACGGAGCTCGACGTGGAGACGATCGAGGAGCGTCTTGAGGAAGCCGAAGCCAAGGGTGAAGACGTCGACGGCGAAGAGCTGGAACGGGAAACATTGATCGAGGACTAACGAGTGATGTTTGGGCGTCGTTCCGGAATCAACTCGAAATACGACGATCCCAGCAGTCACGACGGGAAGTATCCGCCTGACTGGGACGCTCGCCGGAAGGCCGTCTACGAACGCGATAACTACACGTGTCAAGAGTGTGGGCGACGGAGTGGACCTCACGCCGGCGACGGCGGGGCGACTCTCCACGCGCACCACCTAACCTCACTCCGTGACGGCGGGTGGCATCATCTGGCGAACCTCGTGACGGTCTGTCAGTACTGTCACGACGGTATCCACGGCCACCCGACCGGTAGTCAGTACGATGAGGGCGAACACAATGCCCTGCGGGTCCTCCGAGTAGTCGGCAGAGTGACTCTCCGCATTCTCAGGCGTGTGATTCGGTAGTCATGGGCGGATGAGTCTGTCTCCGCTCACCTACCTTATCAAATCGGATTAGTTGTGCCTGATCGCGCCGGGGATCGGCGCCGAGTACGGCCCCGGTTCTTCCATCACGAGGTCGTCGTGGGGCGCTGCACGGACGGCGAGTGTCGGACTGGAGACAGAGTTAATCGTATGCATGAATCCGGGTTCACTGCTGTAGATGCTGAAAGCGTCGATGACGACCCTGACGAGTTCAGCGCGAACGGCATCGGTGTCGATGCCAGCGATGAGCTTCTCCTCGGGCCCGGGTTCGGAGCCGGTGGGGTCGACCTCGATTCGGATGTCTTCCACTGGCGGTTGCGACGGTTCGGCCCACGGCGTGAGTGTGTAATGGTCGACTGGGCCGACAAATTCGGGCACGGCGTATCCCAGTGCATCCTCGAAGAGCGTTCGCACGTACGGTCCGCTCAGGAAGAGAATGTGACAGCACACTATTTTAGACACGTCAACAGCGATGCCCCACGACCTGCTTCGACCCCACAAGGGTCCGTCTGAAACCCGGATATCGAAGACCGTCGCAAGGTAGGAGAGAATCCTCAGGGCACGCTCTCGAGTCGATTTCGGAGCCTCCTGCCACGAAGCGGGATCGAGTGTCAGCGTGATCGGAAGGATTCGATCGCGTTGGGCATGGTGTCTGAGTGGCCCGGCCACGAGCGCGTCCAGCCCGCTGTTGAGCGGATCTTGCCCGGTCCCGATGGCGGTGAGTGCCTCTCGACGTGCGTCGTGCCGTGCGTCGCTAGCAGCCGAGTCAGCCCGAGCGTGCGTCGCGAGGAGTGTGAAGTACTGTTGGGCGGCGGCGATCGCCTCCTGGTTGTCTCCAGCCGTAACGGCGATGGGGACGTCACAGGCATCAGCGAGCGCGGCGGCGTCGGAGCCGTCGTGTTCGTCTGCGATCTCTCGGGCGAGGTCGGCTGTACGAGGAAGCAGCTGTGTCCAGAGGTCGGGGAGCCAGTCACGCACCTGTGGGCCAACACGGGTGAGCTGAACGGCGTCGACGCGAGCTTGGCCCGGACGAGCGAGAGTGACCGACGCCTCCTCGAGGTCGATGTCGAAGATATCCTGGTCGACCTCCTCCGTGATGGCGTCGGCATAGCGCTGGTCGTCCCTCCCGAGGACGGCCTCGGCTTCTGCTTCGAGCCAACGGTCCCGACGCGTGAGATAGGCTTCAGCGGCGGTTTCGAAGCGCTGAGATTTCTCCTCGAGGTACGCGTCAGCGAGTGCCTCGAACTGCTGGCCGTGCTCATCCAGCTGCGCCTCGGCGTCGGCGGCGAACAGCGCCTCCTGCTGGTCGAAATAGTCGGAGACCTGCTCCTCGAGGACGCCGTAGTCGTCGACGGCCGCGTAGCGATCGGCTTCATCGGCCTGATCAGCGAGGATTCGTGCCCGGAGTTCACAGGCGACGTCGAGATCATCGGCCTGAGCGTGTGGCTGAAGCCGGTCGGCCTGCCAGACTGCGCCGCAACTAGTACACTGCACCTGATCGTGGGTATTGAGATTCTCGACGAGCCAGCGACTCTGACAGCGCCGACAGCCGACGACCGAGTATCGCGGGTCGGAGTGGGGGCGAGCATCGCTCTCGGGGGAACCAGTAGGGTTGTCGTCCATCAGATCGCGAACGCCGACCTTGCGCGCTGACGGCTCGACGGGCCGTCCTACCCACGGGTACTCTCGTCCCCCTTACTGTCTCGAGCGGTGGCGCTGACGCTACGCGTCGCTCGCGACGAGGGGCAAACGTTTTGTCCATGGGTTGCGGAAGAAAGGGTACGGAGTCCAATCCTGCCCTTTCCCCAGTCCGAAGTGGGATTCGGACTGGGGTTCTTCCCCAACGCTGTGAGCGGTTAGCTTATTTTGTGCCTTGGACGATGAATCTCCTTGCCGCGTCTTAAAATCCCCGCCGGCGTCAGACGTTTTGACCACAGAATTTGTTCCTAGAATATAACATACGGTGGCGGGGAAGGGTGATCTGGGTCGCGGTGCGATCATCCCTCAAACCCGTATATCACCGCAAGTTTCTCTGCCGACCACGCGCCGGCCGCGTCGGCGTGGTGCAGGGAGCCTGTCATCGCGTATCCTGCTCCTCATGGAGTTCCCGAACCGCGGTGCGGACGAGTTCGCTCTTGCTCGCTAACTAGCCCTCGTTGATGAACCTCGGCACGGAGATCGCCCGGCATCCGCACCGTTTCGCGACGCACCCGAGCGTCGTCAGGGTGGTTGGTGGTGCTCACCGGCGATCACCACCCCGGAACGACCCCGAGTCGTTCGATATATTCACACGCTAAGAGCATCTCTCATTCACCTTGTTTCTCAAATGGTGGAAGGTTGTGGCCAACCGGGGGAGGCTTAAACTCCCAGTGATCCGGCCTCATTTCCGGTTGTGCCCGGTGAGATTTGAACTCACGACCTTCCGGTTAACGGCCGGACACTCTGACCTGGCTGAGTTACGGGCAGACAGTGAGTCCCTCAGCCGTATCGAAGCAAAATATGAAACTAATAAAAAATTGCGGTCGCTTCTAATAATCTGATTCGTTAGGATTGTCGCAGATTTCTCAGACGCTTGGTGCGGCCGAACTGTGAGATTAACAAATTGAACTCGATGTCAATCATGGTTCGGCTGTGCTTTCGTTGTGCCGTAGAGAGTAGAAGGTTCGAATCTCGCCATCGTCGACGTTCACAAAGATAGCTTCGCCTGGTAGTCTAAACAATCTGATCACGTTGTATAGGTCCTGCATCGAACCGGCAGTGTTCACGACCAGTATGAGTTTGACGTAGTAGATCACATCTCCAGAGAGCGGCAACAATAACGCGCCCAACGCGATTGCGTCGATCACAATCAAGGGTGCGATGAGTGCTTTAATCATCTCATTCCGAGGAATCCGCTCCTGCAGAGTAACAACGTACGGTATCGGCTCTTTGAGCAACCAGAGCGTCTTCTGAAGTGTGATTCCGAACTGCGGCGAGCGTCCCTGCCTCTTACTGACCAGGTAATGAATCCCTTCGTGGATCGCCGTCATTGCCACGAGAACACCCAGCTTAGGAGCGATAATTAGTAGCAATTCACCCAAATCTCGACCAGCGTTTTCAACAAACCAGACCGTCACACCCGGGAAGAACAGTTCTCCCAAGACAACCAGAGTGATCAACACCACGAGGGGGATTTTCCGCTCAGGAATTGTGTACTCAATCCAGCCAGGATCATCGTTGAGTACTTCGAGATCCATCGATGACCCTCCTCAGTCAAGCCCCAGCGTTGCCGCAATGATCGCTAGCACAAGCAAGGATGCGATGAGACCAGCCCATGCCCCTGAGAGTTGCGGGGTCGAGGACAGACTCGTTTGGAGCTGCGTCCAGATCTTGATCAACGGACCAGCGATCACGACAAGTATGAAGCCCCCTATCAGCAACTGCTGCGGTTCCAATTGCCCGCGTCTCTCACCCGAATCTGGGGACTCAATGCGGTGGTTCACTCCGGTGGGATCTCTAAACCATGACATCGCCAAGAGGAATCACAGCTGCAGAGGATAAAAGTGAATATGACGTTTTACGGCCTTGATACGGACATTTACAGCAATCAAGGGGTTCCTTAATCGTGATCAATCCCTGGGTCAACTGCTTTATTTGATGAACCAGTGATATATTACCATGACACGGTTACCGAATCGGTTTCAAGAGGAATTCGACGAAAAGGGAGACACGTTCTTCGAGATTGCCGAGTTCCTGTATACGAACCATGGCCATCAGTACACGCTCGACGATCTGACGGAGAACGTCGGTGTCACAAAGGCCCAAGTCAGCAATCTAGTCAATGATATGGCGGATGGGGAAGAAGAGTGGATCAACAAAACAGAGGGTCAGATGACGATCATCTGGAATACAGAGACGTACAATCCAGCATCAACGGAGACCACACACGCCGTTCGCGGATTCTACCGAGACCTCTGGTTGCTGTTGAAAGCTCATCAAAGTACAGCTCCGGGTACATACGTGATTCTCGGCTTCTTTCTGTTTGCTACCTCGGTCGTGATGGCTAGTTTTTATATCGGCTTTTCGCTAAGTGCCCAGAATTCAGGTATCCCGCCGGGTACTTACGTCGTACTCACTGTTGGCTCACTCATTACCGGTGTCTTCGCCACGGCTATGTCGTGGATTCAGGCATACACTAATAGCGTCATCTGGCCCCGTCTTCCCTCGGATATATTCGAAAACGACGACTGATGCTCTTCAGCTAATACCCCCTGTCAGTCATTATGGCTCGAAATAACACTCTGCTGTTTAACAACGGCCAAAGCAGCGGGAAAAAGAAGGCAAGATGGCACGATGAACATCAGTCCATAGAGCATCCCGAGCACGTGGACGAACCCATTCCCGTACCGGACTCCAGTCAGTATGCCTGCGGTCCAAGTCAGAAGAACGAGAGTCGCGATCAAACCAGAGCCACTGTGACGTAGCCGCTGGAGGTGGCTTCGGTCGATCTTCCGGAGAGTCTGAAACCAAAATATCACTCCTGCGCCACCAAGCGCAGCCACCCAGATCAGTCGGAATCCACCGACGTACAGCAATAAGAAACCAACCCCGAGAAATCCGACTGCATCCCACCTCGAGTACACGTCGCTCACGTGGTAGCGGAGATAATCAGAAAGCCCGATTGGAACGTAGACGTACCAAGCGGACATGATTGCTGAAAATCCCTGGCCATTCGCCGGAAACGAGTTCGCTTGAAAACCGATAGAAACGGCGAAAGGGACCAGAGTCAGGCACAAAGCTAGCGCGGCATAGAACCACCGTCGCCGTTCAGTTGCCGCAACGAGAGGAAACAGGAAGAGAACGAGCGCGGTGTAGGAGACAAGGTTACTGAGCAGATGCATCCAGCTTTCGTGGATGAAATGAGGGATGTACAACATCCATCCGGATGCCTGCGGACTCAGAGTGAGGTCCGCTCTCTGGGATGGCGACAGGAGCATCAGGCCCACGAGAACCACGGGGATGCTCAGTAGAAGCAGTACTTCCCATCGGCTGGTGCGTTCAGCTGCGTCGTCGAAGGCTTGCCACTTTAGAGAGTCGCCGTCGACCAAGTTTGTCTGCTGTCGTGTATCGTACGATAAATATCTTTAGTGGGACTGTCTGGAAGCTCCGGTGACATTCCATATGGAGGCAAGCAGACAGGGCCTTCGCTGGAAACGCCAATCTGATCACTTAATATATAGCTAAGAACAGGGTGGTTCAGCGTATTTTGAAGACCTCATCCCACTTTCTCCGGGCACCACCTCTCTGGGGCAGTTTCCGTTTGATTCAATTACAGGATATCCTGGTTCTCTAGATGTCGCTCATAGAACGGCGGAATCAGTCCGCGATTCTGCCGTAGATACTCGACAGGGTCATCGATTCCCATTGGGAGCCCCAGATCCACAGCGACAGAACGATCTACACCTTCAGACATCAATTTAATTTCAGAGATCTTCATCGAGCCCATGTCAAGCATTTGATCGAGCTGTAGAATCCAATTGGAAATATCATCCTCATTAACTATGTCCTCTAGGATAGTAGTTAGAGCGCCAAAATATTTGACCAAATAAAACGAAATATCGCGATCTACGATATCCATTACTTCACGGATAGATTCATCAATGGTCTCGCTTCGATCCCGCTCTTTGAGATAATCTTGACGGTTCTGTATTAGATCTTGATATGATTGTCCTCGAAGCCACTTAGCTGCATAGACAATTATTGGTTTCAGCTCCGGGCACTCTGTTTCAGTATGGTTCGGAGTTACTCTATCGCCATCTCTGGTGAATTTGAAAATATAGTTCAATCTTTGAGCAACGCTAAGAAGATTTGAGTAAATATCATCAAATCGGTCATCCGAAATGATCCATTTGTTTGGATCTTGTTTAACCGAATTATAGAGTTCACTCAGATTAACCGGATCTAGGGTGGGATTCTTGCGGAGAAGTTCTTCGGGGACGTCTACGCCACTCAGGGTATCTTGTAATGCTCTATGAACTTCTGCACGGTCTTCCGAATCCATATCTTTTGACTCAAGATATGCCTCAACACTTTTGTCCTGTTTTAAATATCGGCCTCGAAGGAGAATGGCAGTATACCGGATTGCAGAGTCTTCTACCTCAGTCAAATCGCGTTTTTTCAAGGCGTCAATAAGCTTCTCAGACTTGTCAACAGCTTTCGATGTTGCGGGGTTGATTTTTTTCTCTTGGACACCCCCCAGTTTCTCATCTGCCCACTCATCCTCCTCAGTTTCTACGCAGTAGATCGCTCCGTAGAGCTTGGTGCTGATTCTCCCAACCCGTCCAATGAGGTTATTGAACTCAAAGTCTGTAAGGTCCTTATTCCCCCGCTTAGCACCTACCAAGAAGATTTTTTCAGCAGGGAGGTTGACACCCTGCAACAGAGTTGGTGTGGTAACGATTGTATGCAAGTCACCGGTGTTGCTGTAAATGTTCTCAATAGCCTCTCGAGCTACCTTAGGCACGTTTCCATGATGGAATGCCACTCCACGCTCAAGACACTCAATAAGCGAATACTCGCTGTGGATGCTTCGAGATAAGAACTGCTTCAACTCCTCGACCTCGGGAGAGAGTGTTTGTTGCTCGTGGTTTTCCGCAATAAGGTTTGCTCGGTCCTCAGCGTAGTTCTTTTGTCCAGAATAAACCAGAGTCTTGCTATTTCCAGCAAACCGGTTAAGAATATCGGGTAGAGATTTTGTTTTGTTATTTTTTACTTTGCTAAAGGACAATTCATCAGGTTCTGGTACGCTAATTTGCTTTTTCTCTCCAGATGGAGAATGAATCTTTGCTGAGATGTCCCTATTATGTCCCTTCTGAAATTGGAGGCTGACGCGTAACTGTAGGACCGGAGTGAAGGCCGTTTGGACTTCTGCGACATCGTTGTTCGTCAGAGATTCAAGTGTATCCCGAGGATTTTCAAGATAAGGTCCAGCAGCGACGATCTGTGAGTCCGGATAAAATTCATTGAGAGATT from Haloplanus rubicundus encodes:
- a CDS encoding DNA-binding protein, coding for MATSDSQSQQGATVPDREVAKLVFAAEVNEATYTFKTSQDERAPVYVALPTGVRANRVCVMGTVTDVEDVGTDDQEYLRVRVVDPTGTFWVYAGQYQHEALKKLKKIQPPEFLAVIGKPRTYKTDDGTINVSLVPEDVGIVDISTRDIWVFEAARRTLERVESARETSPKVAALAREQYGHDGSYFAHVAAFALQNLLDGDESATELDVETIEERLEEAEAKGEDVDGEELERETLIED
- a CDS encoding HNH endonuclease is translated as MFGRRSGINSKYDDPSSHDGKYPPDWDARRKAVYERDNYTCQECGRRSGPHAGDGGATLHAHHLTSLRDGGWHHLANLVTVCQYCHDGIHGHPTGSQYDEGEHNALRVLRVVGRVTLRILRRVIR
- a CDS encoding DUF3267 domain-containing protein — encoded protein: MDLEVLNDDPGWIEYTIPERKIPLVVLITLVVLGELFFPGVTVWFVENAGRDLGELLLIIAPKLGVLVAMTAIHEGIHYLVSKRQGRSPQFGITLQKTLWLLKEPIPYVVTLQERIPRNEMIKALIAPLIVIDAIALGALLLPLSGDVIYYVKLILVVNTAGSMQDLYNVIRLFRLPGEAIFVNVDDGEIRTFYSLRHNESTAEP
- a CDS encoding DEAD/DEAH box helicase; the encoded protein is MSTYNNASDLDFFNDCLDDLTVELVKDDLDVETHGQTLGDFGQGGEVGSVDEAELKKCAWVASLLASSGDDEHRRKALAFSILSYTRFEETSQEDIYRRYLYIILSRLGNLPAFKNVDPTETGATFKDQLVNSVDSVLGLELETTKQEFDIELGPTLSRFQRDIYEHLIQGRDVAISGPTSSGKSFILKKYIEHKIQSEGEFEGIYVVPTRALISEVSRELSEIDGISIRNGAHFDESEENKDDEENTFLVVTPERCRKLINPQVRSEINPGLVFFDEVQNIEDESRGVLFEGIVKSLNEFYPDSQIVAAGPYLENPRDTLESLTNNDVAEVQTAFTPVLQLRVSLQFQKGHNRDISAKIHSPSGEKKQISVPEPDELSFSKVKNNKTKSLPDILNRFAGNSKTLVYSGQKNYAEDRANLIAENHEQQTLSPEVEELKQFLSRSIHSEYSLIECLERGVAFHHGNVPKVAREAIENIYSNTGDLHTIVTTPTLLQGVNLPAEKIFLVGAKRGNKDLTDFEFNNLIGRVGRISTKLYGAIYCVETEEDEWADEKLGGVQEKKINPATSKAVDKSEKLIDALKKRDLTEVEDSAIRYTAILLRGRYLKQDKSVEAYLESKDMDSEDRAEVHRALQDTLSGVDVPEELLRKNPTLDPVNLSELYNSVKQDPNKWIISDDRFDDIYSNLLSVAQRLNYIFKFTRDGDRVTPNHTETECPELKPIIVYAAKWLRGQSYQDLIQNRQDYLKERDRSETIDESIREVMDIVDRDISFYLVKYFGALTTILEDIVNEDDISNWILQLDQMLDMGSMKISEIKLMSEGVDRSVAVDLGLPMGIDDPVEYLRQNRGLIPPFYERHLENQDIL